Part of the Methylomonas rapida genome is shown below.
GATCAGTCGCTAGCCGGCGGCGAGTTTGGCGTAGGTGGATTCAAAAGCGATGAAACCGGGACAGCTCTGTGAAAAGCGCAGCTTCAGCCGGTGCCCGCTACGGATGAGTCGCGCGGCCAGATACATCAGTTCCTGGATCACGGTTTTGATACGCCGCCGCTTGGCAGGATGCCTGACCGGGCTTTGTTCGCCCAGCAAGCCGATCAGGCCTATCCAGCGCAGGATGTTGTAGCTATAGGCGCTGAGGCTCATGATCAGGTCGTTGGTGGCAAACTTGCCGGATGGCAGGCGCTCGATATCCAGATCGGTCTTGAATTCGCTGTGGAATTGTTCAGCGGTGGCATGGTCGCGATAGAGGGCAATAACCATGGCATCGTCGTAATCGGCCACCGGCAGACTGGTCCACCAGCCTTCGATTTCGATATCCGGTAGCACGAGGGCTTGGCCTTGAGCCGTGATGGTGCGCTCGGTGATTTGCATGACCCGGCGACAGGTATAGGTTTTACCGTTGCGAGTGTGTTGCTCCATGACACTGAACAAGGCCACGCGTTTGCCTTCGCGCGGTGTGGTCCACTGGCCGTGTTGTTCGGCGTAGGCCAGCCAGGCGTCGGCATCTTGTTTACGCGGGTTCCATTTGATGATGAAATCGACCTGATCGGCTTCGTGTAAGTCGATGCGATTGTCGAGCGCGTCGTGACCGCCATCCAGCCGGACCAACAAAGGCAAAGTCGTCAAACGTTTCGCGGCGGCGAGTCCGCGCTCCAGCGCATAGCGGAATTCGTATTGGCAATGCTGCTTGCCTTCGCGCAGTTCATTACCAATACACCAGCCCTCTTTACCCAGATAGAGGGCAATCGGGGCGTAGCCGTCAAAACCTTTGTAGGTTCGGGAGACGCCTTCTTTGCAGGTTTTTTCGTTGTTCATGGGGTAAACATCGATATCCAACGCGACATGGCCTGTGGCTAACGGCGTTACCGGCACCTGGGCGTGAGCCAGAAAATCGAGGTTGCTTTGATAAATGATCGGTAATAAGGCGTCGGCGTGTTCATCCAGTCGCTGTCTGAGGCGGGCGCTGGAGGGTACTTGATGAATGGCGAGCGCGGCTTTGAAATAGTCGTCGTCGCGATGGTTTTCGATGGCTTCGAAGTCGCTTTTGCCCAGGCTAAGGGTGCCTATATAGCTTTTGATAATATCGGCGTGAGCAATACCGTGCCGTAGCGGAATACCTTTTTCCAGCGCCTGATTGAGCTGGCCATATTGATTCAAACATAAACCGACCAAGGCTAATCCAGAATGGCTGGTATAAAATTCAGTTTCAGATTGCTCCAGGATAAACCGCTTCATGAATCACTCGCCGGGTGAATGGAAGAATAGCGGTATTATCCCAGAATAAGCGTTTTAAATCATTGCGTTGCGGCCGTGGATGGCCTTTTAAGTCACGGATTCAGGTTTTTGCGTTATACGTCAAAATCATTTTCGTGAAATAATTCGATCGTTTCTTTTGATTTACTATTCGCAGTCAATTTTAGGACTTACGCATTGACGGAAGCCTGAAACTGTGGGTTCAAATATTCCTTGCCGACCATGAAGCTGTTGACGAATGCGGCGATCACATCCTGATACAACGTTCTTTGCCATTGGTAAGCATTGCGAATAATTTCAGTAAATTGCATTCGCTGCAGATGAACATAGCCACATAAAGCGGCAAAGATATGGTTGAGTATCGGTACTTTGCTACGGACTTGGAACTTCTCGATGTTGCAAACCTGCTTGATCATGCGGTGGTATTGCTCGATCTGCCAATGCTGGTCGTGCAGTTTCTGAAAATCGGATTGCTTAAAGGCATCATAAGCCTCAGCCTCTGGCAGGAACACCACGTAATGGCGCAGTTGGTCTTTTAACCGCGTCCGAAACAGCTTCACGTTGCCAAAATCACGTAACCAGACCCGCATGCCGTCGTCAGGAATGTCCAGTTTTTGTACCTGGATCCAGGTGCCTTTTTCCGTCGACACCCGGCGATTGCTTTCCACCGCAAACATAAACCCCATCCGGTGGTTTTTTACCGTCTTAAGGTTGTCCACACAGGAATACCAACTATCCCCGGTCATAAAATTCGGTTGTAATCCCCAAGCCAGCACCTCGCCCAACATGTCGAGGAAATAATCATTTTTGGTTTTTCCTTCTGCCTTGTCGTATACACGATAGTTAACGGGCAGGCTGCGGCCTTGCGGGTCAGTGTAGTATAACGTGATGAGATTCAAGCCTTTAACCACGCGATGATGCTTGCCAGACCAAAAATGTCCAACCAGTTCCATGCGTTGGCTGTAGGGTTTGTCTAAGGTGCTGTCATCCACGTTCAGCGTCCCGCCCACCAAGTTCAACAGACATTTTGCCTCATTGAACAAGTCTTTCGGCTCGTAACTTTCTCGTAACAGGAAACGATTCACGCTGTCATGGGAAATGTTCATCACCTCGGAAAGACGGGTGCAGGTACTTGATTTCGGTTCGCTCATCAAAAATCCCATATACATTGGCAAGGTGCAACGCGCTG
Proteins encoded:
- a CDS encoding IS1380 family transposase gives rise to the protein MKRFILEQSETEFYTSHSGLALVGLCLNQYGQLNQALEKGIPLRHGIAHADIIKSYIGTLSLGKSDFEAIENHRDDDYFKAALAIHQVPSSARLRQRLDEHADALLPIIYQSNLDFLAHAQVPVTPLATGHVALDIDVYPMNNEKTCKEGVSRTYKGFDGYAPIALYLGKEGWCIGNELREGKQHCQYEFRYALERGLAAAKRLTTLPLLVRLDGGHDALDNRIDLHEADQVDFIIKWNPRKQDADAWLAYAEQHGQWTTPREGKRVALFSVMEQHTRNGKTYTCRRVMQITERTITAQGQALVLPDIEIEGWWTSLPVADYDDAMVIALYRDHATAEQFHSEFKTDLDIERLPSGKFATNDLIMSLSAYSYNILRWIGLIGLLGEQSPVRHPAKRRRIKTVIQELMYLAARLIRSGHRLKLRFSQSCPGFIAFESTYAKLAAG
- a CDS encoding IS701 family transposase encodes the protein MRKPSRPPTARCTLPMYMGFLMSEPKSSTCTRLSEVMNISHDSVNRFLLRESYEPKDLFNEAKCLLNLVGGTLNVDDSTLDKPYSQRMELVGHFWSGKHHRVVKGLNLITLYYTDPQGRSLPVNYRVYDKAEGKTKNDYFLDMLGEVLAWGLQPNFMTGDSWYSCVDNLKTVKNHRMGFMFAVESNRRVSTEKGTWIQVQKLDIPDDGMRVWLRDFGNVKLFRTRLKDQLRHYVVFLPEAEAYDAFKQSDFQKLHDQHWQIEQYHRMIKQVCNIEKFQVRSKVPILNHIFAALCGYVHLQRMQFTEIIRNAYQWQRTLYQDVIAAFVNSFMVGKEYLNPQFQASVNA